The genomic segment GGACCGGCGCTGATCGTGATCGGCCGCGTCACGCTGAGCTGTCCGAGCGTCACAGACGGAACGCGACCCATCTGCCCTGCGGCTTCGCCGGTCGGACCAGCGAGCCACGGCGGTTCAACCCAACGGCCGTAAGTTTCGAGCTGATGTGCGCGCGCAAATCCGTTGCTTACTACGAGCTCGGTCGTTGCCAGCGTGTCGAGCGCAAAGGTGCCGTCCGCCGATCCGAGCACGCGCGCGGTCACCGCCGGAACACCGCCTGCGAGGCGCAGCGGCAATTGGGCGGCGCCGGATGGCAGCGCAGCATTTTCAGCGCTAGCCGAGTTTCGATATAGGGTGAGGCGATGATTCAGATAATCGATCGTGAGGGGAAAGCGCGAGAGCAAATCCCAGCCGATCGTGCCTTCCGCCCCCGCGCCAAGATACGTCAACGCGAACGGCTTGATGCGTTCGGGGGCGACCACCAAATTGGTCAGGCGGACGTCTCCGATCTGCAACGTTCCAAGGATGAGCCGCTCTTGGGGAGTTTCCGACATCGAGTAATCGATGGCGGTGTTGACGCGCGTGTCCAACAAGAACGTGCGCCGTCTCCCGTCGACGACGACAGGCATGAAGACGACGCCGTCGTGGACATCGATCGGAATCGTTGATGTATCCGCCGCGGCCAGCCAGAGCGCGGCGGGCACCGTTGGCGAGGGTCCGGGCGAAGGAACGATCACGGGCGGCGCTGTGACGTTGATGCCTGTGGCGTCGCGCGGTCTTGCCGGCGGCAGCGGAATCGGGCGCGGCGGCGGCGTCGGCAGCGACGAAGCCAACGGTGAGGGCGGCGGCGTCGGCAGCGACGACGCTGAGGGTAAGGGCGACGGCGTAGGCGAGACCGTGGCCGACGGCGACGGCGTTGTCGCCGGCGAGTTGGTCGGTCCGGGTTCGGTAGTCGCGCTCGGCGACGCGGCGGGTGAGGCGACTGTCGTCGGCGCCGGCGTCGGATCCGACGCCGACGATCTGCCTATAGTAAAGGTGCACGCCGCGATGAAGACGGCTGCGGCGAAGGCGAAGCGGCGAGCGACCACGGCACGGGCGTTCGCGTCGGCGCGTGGCGCCGACCTCTGTTGAAGGGGCCGACGCAAGCGGGCCCGAGCAAACGTAACGCGGGCCGACTGGCGTCGGCCCCTTCATCCAGTAGCCCGAGCAAACATAACGCGGGCCGACTGGCGTCGGCCCCTTCAACCAGTAACGTGGGCCGACTGGCGTCGACCCCTTCAACCAGCCGTTACATCATCGGAATGGGCGGTGCGGCGAAATCGTGACCCGACCGAAACCACTCGAGACGTTGATCTCGGGGCCGCCGCCGTTCAGCGCCATCGAGAGCGCGTGGCGGTTGAGGAAATGGATATCGCTGTCAGGACGGCCGAACGTGTTGAATACATCGCCGGTCTCGCTCTGCGCGTCCACGTTCGCCGCCGCATCGGGCGCAAGTCCCACTCGAATATCGCCGCGACGCGAATTGAAGCGGTAGCCGCCGCGGCCAAGCGAGGAGAACTGCCAATCGACGTTGCCGGTCTGCGTGAAGACGTCGGCTCGAGCCACCGCCATCTCGCGCGCTGTGACCACGCCGTGGAGAGTCTCGACGCCGATCGCCCCACCGACG from the Candidatus Eremiobacteraceae bacterium genome contains:
- a CDS encoding PDZ domain-containing protein, which gives rise to MPVVVDGRRRTFLLDTRVNTAIDYSMSETPQERLILGTLQIGDVRLTNLVVAPERIKPFALTYLGAGAEGTIGWDLLSRFPLTIDYLNHRLTLYRNSASAENAALPSGAAQLPLRLAGGVPAVTARVLGSADGTFALDTLATTELVVSNGFARAHQLETYGRWVEPPWLAGPTGEAAGQMGRVPSVTLGQLSVTRPITISAGPMDSSALPATADGVLGAWLLERFEVTIDVPGAKLVLAPPSSGAMGAIPFDRSGAWLVERDGAVEVRAVLPGSPADAARLRGGDRLLALDGHAIQTLDDARAAFAGALGTSIAVTFHRGFFHRTTLLTLHTVM